A single Providencia manganoxydans DNA region contains:
- the yhdP gene encoding AsmA2 domain-containing protein YhdP, translated as MKRLPRVVWMTTAIVLLLCALLLTGLRFFLPNINHYRPDIIAYIEENSDISLQIGEITGAWQSFGPVLTLNNVVVNYADADAKASQIAIELDIWRSLLSLKWRFRDITFYQLDVDYKIPLSFEGNDQPIDSDSIEGLFLKQFNHFTLKNSRFTFLTPSEQKTTLLLPELTWLNEQERHRAQGFVSLETINKQHGYLQVKIDVQDKNGILSDGTVYLQADNIDMQPWLSRWLRENTGLRDANFSLSSWVTIKNNRIDSGLLQLRQGEANWGQAPLAQNLQVNDLLIRMRRQGEGWLFNIPELNTLKTNEYIWPNGSVSVLYLPSSAKYHQKDHWRIRAQDIELERLSEVLPTFSFVTPETVQDWQHRQPKGLLSAFSLDITPDQLDHTQIDMDWQDVSWKKWKQLPSVDHFTGVLVGNMQRGVLEASLENSEVDYQPEFKAPFQISQAAGQIHWLNDDKQFKLWSDGLDVQATSLWANGQFSFLKSKQTDEDDLSILAGIRVSDAGDAWRYFPQQLMGQDLADYLSKAVIAGQVNDATLTFKGNPQNFPFYRNDGQFQVFVPLRKATFEYDEGWPALLNLDIDLDFQRNGLAMRADSVKLGDATATNLTADIPNYLHEMLFINADIAGTGAQIQHYFTSTPMKHSIGDTLDELQIGGGITGDLSLAIPLSQGQDVVAKGHVHLNKNDLFIKSIDSKLTALSGSFQFNNGDLSSDKLQGHWFGQPVDINFSTADTPKNYQVNVDLAGNWDVAKIAQLPNSIKQKLSGTSDWKSHVEIKLPNSAAEPMALTVEFTAGLDKLNSLLPALDGHLLKELATITATAQGSTTHLTIGGDIGQRIGFNTEWDLSSPKLHLNKGTLAQWKGNVPKLPNSSTLLADLPAVTNSGWLRFIDTVFSSDQTTQPINIGLPETVTVKTPSLSLGGQAWKDVDLSFSLSAVDQLIKVSSENLKAELQIYSQQPWVLNIDYLYYNPSAFPGQETNSDNDGGAFNFSHWPEMEIRCRDCWAAGQKLGEVKAHLKPQGNILQLTDGTLINSATQLKLAAVWQSGSQNRTQVAGSLSGEQFDETAAYYGVLVPIIDSPYTLDFELNWQDVPWSLDMATLDGKLSAKLGKGAIAKMGGGRAGQLLRLVSFDALLRKLQFDFRDTFSNDFDFDSIKGNAVIQNGILSTKDLYIDGLVADIALNGQIDLVKRQINGEAIVTPEISATVGVATAFAVNPIAGAAVFAASKVLGPLWSKISVIRYRVSGSLDEPKIDEVLRQLKETQE; from the coding sequence GTGAAGCGACTGCCACGAGTAGTATGGATGACGACGGCTATCGTGCTGCTGCTTTGTGCATTGCTGCTAACAGGGTTACGTTTTTTCTTACCGAACATTAATCATTATAGGCCAGACATCATTGCTTATATTGAAGAAAACAGTGATATCTCCTTACAAATTGGCGAAATTACAGGGGCTTGGCAGTCATTTGGGCCTGTATTGACCCTCAACAATGTCGTGGTTAACTACGCTGATGCAGATGCCAAAGCGAGCCAAATTGCGATTGAGCTGGACATATGGCGCTCGTTACTTTCACTAAAGTGGCGTTTTCGCGATATTACATTCTATCAGCTGGATGTTGATTATAAGATCCCGCTCAGCTTTGAAGGCAACGATCAACCTATCGATAGCGATAGTATAGAAGGTCTGTTTTTAAAGCAATTTAATCACTTCACCTTAAAAAATAGCCGCTTTACTTTTCTGACTCCATCAGAGCAAAAAACGACTCTACTCTTGCCTGAACTCACATGGTTGAATGAGCAAGAGCGTCATCGTGCCCAAGGTTTTGTTAGCTTAGAAACGATTAACAAACAGCACGGTTATTTACAGGTTAAAATCGATGTTCAAGACAAAAATGGAATTTTGAGTGATGGTACGGTTTATTTACAAGCCGATAATATTGATATGCAGCCATGGCTAAGTCGTTGGTTGCGTGAGAATACTGGGCTGCGCGACGCTAACTTTAGTTTGTCATCATGGGTTACGATTAAAAATAATCGTATCGATAGTGGATTGCTGCAATTGCGCCAAGGTGAAGCCAATTGGGGGCAAGCACCATTAGCGCAAAACCTACAAGTCAACGATTTGTTGATCCGCATGAGACGGCAAGGAGAAGGTTGGCTATTTAACATTCCTGAGTTGAACACCCTTAAGACCAATGAGTATATTTGGCCAAATGGCAGTGTTTCAGTGCTGTATCTCCCCTCATCGGCTAAGTATCACCAAAAAGATCATTGGCGGATACGTGCTCAGGATATTGAATTAGAACGATTAAGCGAGGTCTTACCGACATTTTCATTTGTGACCCCTGAAACGGTGCAAGACTGGCAACATCGCCAACCAAAAGGATTGCTGTCCGCTTTTTCGTTAGATATTACCCCTGATCAGCTCGACCATACCCAAATAGATATGGATTGGCAGGATGTCAGTTGGAAAAAATGGAAACAACTGCCTTCGGTCGATCATTTTACAGGAGTATTGGTTGGAAACATGCAGCGTGGGGTACTTGAGGCAAGTTTAGAAAATAGCGAAGTCGATTATCAACCTGAATTTAAAGCGCCTTTTCAGATTAGCCAAGCCGCAGGGCAAATACATTGGCTCAATGATGACAAACAATTCAAGTTGTGGAGTGATGGGCTGGATGTCCAAGCAACTTCATTATGGGCAAATGGTCAATTTAGTTTTTTAAAGTCGAAGCAAACTGATGAAGACGATCTGAGTATTTTAGCCGGGATCCGTGTCAGTGATGCAGGTGATGCATGGCGCTATTTTCCACAGCAATTGATGGGACAAGATCTGGCTGATTATTTGTCGAAAGCGGTTATCGCAGGGCAGGTAAATGATGCGACCTTAACCTTCAAAGGCAATCCTCAAAATTTTCCGTTTTATCGAAATGATGGACAATTCCAAGTCTTTGTTCCTCTTAGAAAAGCCACGTTTGAGTATGATGAAGGCTGGCCTGCGTTGCTTAACTTAGACATCGATTTAGATTTTCAACGTAATGGTTTAGCCATGCGCGCAGACAGCGTTAAGTTAGGTGATGCTACCGCGACAAACTTAACGGCAGACATTCCTAATTATCTGCATGAAATGTTATTTATTAACGCCGATATTGCAGGCACAGGGGCTCAAATTCAGCATTATTTCACCTCGACACCCATGAAGCATTCTATTGGCGACACGCTAGATGAACTGCAAATAGGCGGTGGAATAACAGGTGATCTGTCATTGGCCATTCCGTTGTCTCAAGGTCAAGATGTTGTGGCAAAAGGCCATGTTCACTTGAATAAAAATGATTTATTTATTAAATCAATTGATAGCAAATTAACTGCGCTTAGTGGTAGTTTTCAGTTTAATAACGGTGATTTGAGCAGCGATAAATTGCAAGGTCATTGGTTTGGTCAGCCTGTTGATATCAATTTTTCAACGGCGGACACTCCGAAAAACTACCAAGTGAATGTCGATTTAGCTGGCAATTGGGATGTGGCAAAAATCGCTCAATTACCTAATTCAATCAAGCAAAAACTTTCCGGAACCAGTGACTGGAAAAGTCATGTTGAAATCAAACTTCCTAATTCAGCCGCTGAGCCAATGGCTCTGACAGTCGAATTTACCGCAGGTTTAGACAAACTGAATAGTTTGTTGCCAGCTTTGGATGGTCATTTGCTGAAAGAATTAGCAACAATCACTGCGACGGCTCAAGGCTCAACAACCCACTTAACCATTGGTGGCGATATCGGGCAGCGTATTGGTTTCAATACTGAGTGGGATCTCAGTTCACCCAAACTACACTTAAATAAAGGTACTTTGGCTCAATGGAAAGGGAATGTACCAAAGCTTCCGAACTCATCAACGTTATTAGCTGATTTACCTGCTGTCACGAATAGTGGTTGGCTGCGATTTATCGATACTGTGTTTTCATCGGATCAGACTACTCAGCCAATCAATATTGGTTTACCTGAAACCGTAACGGTGAAGACACCATCCCTGTCTTTAGGTGGGCAAGCTTGGAAAGATGTTGATCTGTCCTTTAGTTTGTCAGCGGTAGATCAGTTAATAAAAGTGTCCAGCGAGAATTTAAAGGCGGAGTTACAAATTTACTCTCAGCAGCCTTGGGTGCTGAATATCGATTATCTGTATTACAACCCAAGCGCATTCCCAGGGCAAGAAACTAACAGTGATAATGATGGTGGTGCATTTAATTTTAGTCACTGGCCTGAAATGGAAATACGTTGCCGAGATTGTTGGGCCGCAGGGCAAAAATTAGGTGAAGTCAAAGCGCATTTGAAACCACAGGGAAATATTTTACAACTGACTGATGGAACGTTAATTAACAGCGCAACGCAGTTAAAATTGGCTGCGGTTTGGCAAAGTGGCTCGCAGAACCGTACGCAGGTAGCAGGTTCCTTGAGTGGTGAGCAATTCGATGAAACAGCCGCCTATTACGGTGTGTTAGTCCCTATTATCGATTCACCTTATACCCTCGATTTTGAGCTAAATTGGCAAGATGTGCCATGGTCGTTAGATATGGCCACATTGGATGGTAAATTGTCGGCTAAACTTGGCAAAGGGGCTATCGCTAAAATGGGCGGTGGGCGAGCAGGGCAGTTATTGCGCTTAGTCAGTTTTGACGCGTTGTTACGTAAGCTACAATTTGATTTTCGTGATACCTTTAGTAATGACTTTGACTTTGATTCAATTAAAGGTAATGCGGTGATCCAAAATGGTATCCTATCAACTAAAGATCTCTATATTGATGGCTTAGTTGCAGATATTGCATTAAATGGGCAAATTGACTTAGTGAAACGTCAAATCAATGGTGAAGCCATCGTTACCCCAGAAATATCTGCTACAGTTGGTGTGGCAACCGCGTTTGCGGTCAATCCAATTGCAGGTGCGGCAGTATTTGCTGCATCAAAAGTATTAGGTCCATTATGGAGTAAAATTTCTGTCATACGCTATCGTGTGTCAGGAAGTTTGGATGAACCAAAAATTGATGAAGTATTGCGTCAGCTAAAGGAGACTCAAGAGTAA
- the rng gene encoding ribonuclease G, which yields MTAELLVNITPSETRVAYIDGGILQEIHVEREAKRGIVGNIYKGRVSRVLPGMQAAFVDIGLDKAAFLHASDIMPHTECIAGDEQKNFHVRDIAELVKQGQDLIVQVVKDPLGTKGARLTTDITLPSRYLVFMPGASHVGVSQRIESETERERLKECVAQYCDENGGFIIRTAAEGVGDDEVRQDAAFLKRLWAKVIERKKRNVTRTKIYGELALAYRIIRDFAGASLDRIRVDSRLTYKQLQEFIEEYVPEMTAKLELYQGNQPIFDLFDVENEIQRAMDRKVELKSGGYLIIDQTEAMTTIDINTGAFVGHRNLEETIFNTNIEATQAIARQLRLRNLGGIIIIDFIDMSDIEHRRRVLASLEQALSKDKVKTTINGFSQLGLVEMTRKRTRESLEHVLCDVCPTCQGRGTVKSVETVCYEILREIVRVHRSIDADRFLVYASQSVVDILTGDESHALAEVEIFVGKQVKVQTEPLYSQEQFDVVMM from the coding sequence ATGACCGCGGAGTTATTAGTAAATATTACACCATCGGAAACGCGCGTTGCTTATATTGATGGTGGGATCTTACAAGAGATCCATGTAGAGCGTGAAGCCAAAAGGGGAATTGTAGGGAATATCTACAAAGGTCGTGTGAGCCGCGTATTACCCGGTATGCAAGCGGCCTTTGTTGATATTGGCCTCGATAAAGCCGCCTTTTTGCATGCATCTGATATCATGCCGCATACTGAATGTATTGCGGGTGATGAGCAGAAAAACTTCCATGTGAGGGATATTGCTGAGCTGGTTAAACAAGGGCAAGACTTAATCGTCCAAGTGGTAAAAGACCCGCTAGGGACCAAAGGTGCGCGTTTAACCACAGATATTACATTACCTTCGCGTTATCTCGTATTTATGCCAGGCGCTTCTCATGTCGGGGTTTCTCAGCGTATTGAAAGTGAAACTGAACGTGAGCGCTTAAAAGAGTGTGTTGCCCAATATTGTGATGAAAATGGTGGCTTTATTATTCGCACTGCCGCAGAAGGGGTAGGAGATGATGAAGTTAGGCAAGACGCGGCTTTTTTAAAACGTTTATGGGCTAAAGTGATTGAGCGGAAAAAGCGCAATGTCACGCGAACTAAGATTTATGGCGAGTTAGCATTAGCTTATCGGATCATTCGTGATTTTGCAGGGGCGTCATTAGATAGAATTCGTGTGGATTCTCGACTAACCTATAAACAGTTACAAGAATTTATCGAAGAATATGTGCCAGAAATGACGGCTAAGCTTGAATTGTATCAAGGTAATCAGCCGATCTTCGATCTATTCGATGTTGAAAACGAAATTCAGCGAGCAATGGATCGAAAAGTTGAATTGAAATCAGGTGGTTATTTAATTATTGACCAAACTGAGGCCATGACAACCATTGATATTAATACAGGGGCCTTTGTTGGTCATCGTAATCTTGAAGAAACGATATTCAATACCAATATCGAAGCGACTCAAGCGATAGCCCGTCAGTTACGGTTAAGAAATTTAGGCGGGATCATTATTATTGATTTTATCGATATGAGTGATATTGAACATCGCCGCCGTGTTTTAGCCTCTTTAGAGCAAGCACTCAGTAAAGATAAAGTGAAAACGACCATTAATGGCTTTTCACAATTAGGTTTGGTTGAAATGACGCGCAAACGCACGCGTGAAAGCCTTGAACACGTACTTTGCGATGTGTGTCCGACCTGCCAAGGGCGCGGTACAGTGAAATCTGTTGAAACCGTGTGCTATGAGATTTTACGTGAAATTGTGCGAGTTCATCGCAGTATTGATGCCGATCGTTTCTTGGTGTATGCATCACAATCGGTGGTCGATATTCTCACTGGTGATGAATCTCATGCCCTAGCAGAAGTGGAAATTTTTGTTGGAAAACAAGTTAAAGTTCAGACTGAACCGCTATACAGTCAGGAACAATTTGATGTCGTCATGATGTAG
- a CDS encoding Maf family protein translates to MSYIYLASGSPRRRELVQLLGHEFAILRPEVEEQWQAGETPEAYVQRLARDKSQAGVQIAPEDHPVVGADTIVVLNNQILEKPRNEQHAQEMLLALSGKTHQVMTSVAISDQKRTLNTLIVTDVTFRELSLDEIHDYIKSGEPMDKAGAYGIQGKGGCYVRRINGSYHAVVGLPLVETDELIQRFLALGDGKEMS, encoded by the coding sequence ATGAGTTATATCTATTTGGCTTCAGGCTCTCCGAGAAGAAGAGAGCTTGTACAACTATTAGGACATGAATTTGCAATTTTACGTCCTGAAGTTGAGGAGCAATGGCAAGCAGGTGAAACACCCGAAGCTTATGTACAGCGTTTAGCGCGCGACAAATCGCAAGCGGGTGTTCAAATTGCACCAGAAGATCATCCCGTGGTTGGTGCCGACACTATCGTTGTTCTAAATAACCAAATCTTAGAAAAACCACGCAATGAGCAACATGCACAAGAAATGCTGTTAGCATTATCAGGTAAGACTCATCAAGTTATGACTTCTGTAGCAATCTCTGATCAAAAGCGAACATTAAACACCTTGATTGTGACAGATGTGACATTCCGCGAGTTATCATTAGACGAAATACATGATTATATAAAATCAGGTGAGCCTATGGATAAGGCAGGGGCATACGGTATTCAAGGAAAAGGCGGTTGTTACGTGAGGCGCATTAATGGCAGTTATCACGCTGTTGTTGGTCTACCGTTAGTCGAAACAGATGAATTAATACAAAGATTTTTAGCGTTAGGTGATGGTAAGGAGATGTCATGA
- the mreD gene encoding rod shape-determining protein MreD, giving the protein MDEYRGNGRSIIWISFFIALVLQLIPWPEQFAFYRPSWLLLILIYWVMALPHRVSVGTSFILGIIVDSIQGSALGVHALSYSIICYLVSYKHQLLRNMALWQQALMIVLLTVILDMTVFWAEFVSSQVLFHPQVFWNSLVNGILWPWLFLLLRKIRRKFSVC; this is encoded by the coding sequence ATGGATGAGTATCGTGGCAATGGCCGCAGTATTATCTGGATTTCTTTTTTCATCGCATTGGTTTTACAGCTTATCCCGTGGCCGGAACAATTTGCTTTTTACCGGCCTTCTTGGTTACTGCTGATTTTGATTTACTGGGTGATGGCGCTGCCGCATCGAGTCAGTGTTGGTACCAGTTTTATCCTTGGCATTATTGTTGACTCTATTCAAGGCTCTGCTTTAGGTGTACACGCACTTTCATACAGTATCATTTGCTACCTAGTCTCTTATAAACACCAGTTATTGCGCAATATGGCACTTTGGCAGCAAGCTTTAATGATTGTTTTGCTGACTGTCATTCTTGATATGACCGTGTTTTGGGCCGAATTTGTATCATCTCAGGTATTATTTCATCCTCAAGTATTCTGGAATAGCCTCGTGAATGGTATTCTGTGGCCATGGCTATTTTTACTGTTACGGAAAATTCGCCGTAAGTTTTCAGTATGTTAA
- the mreC gene encoding rod shape-determining protein MreC, whose amino-acid sequence MKPIFRRGPSLQLRIFIAVIVAIALVVIDHRFEPFNKIRNYLDTAVSPFYFLANGPRQFLDNISESFSSRGQLQFENKALRQELLLKKADSLLLEQLKQENARLRELLGSPLRQDEHMMVTQVISGANTPYRDQVVIDKGENANVYEGQPVISDKGVVGQVVGVSQFNSRVLLICDTTHALPVQVLRNDIRVIAAGSGCADDLQLEPLPENTDIRVGDVLVTSGLGGRFPEGYPVAVVSSVKHDTQRAYTIISARPSAELQRLRYLLLLWGNENEAMTPLQPSEVYRAANERLMKVLPQVLPNPSEIQGPPLPPSMSPAVQP is encoded by the coding sequence ATGAAGCCGATTTTTAGGCGAGGCCCATCTCTCCAGCTGCGAATTTTTATTGCTGTTATTGTTGCAATAGCGCTGGTGGTGATTGACCATCGCTTTGAGCCTTTCAACAAAATCCGTAACTATTTAGATACGGCGGTTAGCCCATTTTACTTTTTGGCTAATGGCCCACGTCAATTTCTTGATAACATCTCTGAAAGCTTTTCCTCACGTGGACAACTTCAGTTTGAAAATAAAGCGCTGCGTCAGGAACTGCTATTAAAAAAGGCGGATAGCCTTTTATTGGAGCAATTAAAACAAGAAAATGCCCGTTTGCGTGAGCTACTTGGTTCTCCACTACGTCAAGACGAACATATGATGGTCACACAAGTGATCTCTGGTGCGAATACACCTTATCGTGACCAAGTGGTTATTGATAAAGGTGAAAATGCGAATGTTTATGAAGGGCAGCCTGTTATCAGTGATAAGGGGGTCGTAGGGCAAGTTGTTGGGGTGAGTCAATTCAATAGTCGTGTTCTACTGATTTGTGATACCACTCATGCACTACCAGTCCAAGTATTACGGAACGATATCCGAGTCATTGCTGCGGGTTCAGGATGTGCAGATGATCTACAACTTGAGCCCTTACCTGAAAATACCGATATCCGCGTCGGTGACGTTCTCGTGACTTCTGGCCTTGGTGGTCGTTTCCCTGAAGGTTATCCTGTGGCTGTGGTTTCAAGTGTTAAACATGATACACAGCGAGCTTATACCATAATCAGCGCAAGGCCGAGTGCAGAGCTACAGCGCTTACGCTATTTATTGCTGTTATGGGGAAATGAAAATGAAGCCATGACGCCGTTACAGCCTTCAGAGGTTTACCGTGCAGCAAACGAGCGCTTAATGAAAGTGCTCCCTCAAGTTTTACCAAATCCAAGTGAAATTCAGGGGCCGCCGCTACCACCATCAATGTCTCCAGCAGTGCAACCATAG
- a CDS encoding rod shape-determining protein, which translates to MFKKFRGMFSNDLSIDLGTANTLIYVKGQGVKLNEPSVVAIRQDRSGTPKSVAAVGGEAKQMLGRTPGNISAIRPMKDGVIADFFLTEKMLQHFIKQVHSNSFLRPSPRVLVCVPVGATQVERKAIRESALSAGAREVFLIEEPMAAAIGAGLPVSEATGSMVVDIGGGTTEVAVISLNGVVYSSSVRIGGDRFDEAIINYVRRNYGSLIGEATAERIKHGIGSAYPTDEVYEIEVRGRNLAEGVPRGFKMNSNEILEALQEPLTGIVSAVMLALEQCPPELASDISERGMVLTGGGALLRNLDRLLMEETGIPVIVAEDPLTCVARGGGKALEMIDMHGGDLFSDD; encoded by the coding sequence ATGTTTAAAAAATTTCGTGGCATGTTTTCTAATGACCTGTCAATTGACTTGGGTACGGCCAATACCCTCATTTATGTCAAAGGACAAGGCGTAAAATTAAATGAACCTTCTGTTGTCGCTATTCGCCAAGACCGTTCTGGTACACCAAAAAGCGTTGCTGCGGTGGGTGGTGAAGCTAAGCAAATGCTGGGGCGTACACCGGGTAATATTTCAGCAATAAGACCAATGAAAGATGGGGTTATTGCAGATTTTTTCCTCACGGAAAAAATGCTACAGCATTTTATCAAACAGGTGCATAGCAACAGCTTTCTTCGTCCAAGCCCTCGTGTGCTAGTTTGTGTGCCAGTTGGTGCAACACAAGTTGAACGTAAAGCAATCCGTGAATCTGCACTGAGTGCAGGTGCGCGCGAAGTCTTTTTAATTGAAGAACCAATGGCCGCAGCGATTGGCGCTGGTTTACCTGTTTCTGAAGCGACGGGTTCAATGGTGGTTGATATCGGTGGCGGTACGACTGAAGTCGCTGTCATTTCTTTAAACGGTGTCGTGTATTCTTCTTCAGTACGCATCGGTGGTGACCGTTTTGATGAAGCCATCATTAACTATGTGCGTCGCAATTACGGTTCTTTGATCGGTGAAGCAACCGCTGAGCGTATTAAGCATGGTATAGGTTCTGCTTATCCAACTGATGAAGTGTATGAAATTGAAGTTCGCGGTCGTAACCTTGCTGAAGGTGTTCCTCGTGGCTTTAAAATGAATTCAAATGAAATTTTAGAAGCATTGCAAGAGCCATTAACCGGTATCGTCAGTGCGGTAATGTTGGCATTAGAGCAATGTCCTCCTGAATTGGCATCTGATATTTCAGAACGAGGTATGGTACTTACTGGCGGTGGTGCATTGCTGCGTAACCTCGACCGTTTACTGATGGAAGAGACAGGTATACCTGTAATTGTTGCAGAAGATCCTTTGACCTGTGTTGCCCGTGGTGGTGGCAAGGCATTAGAAATGATCGACATGCATGGCGGCGATCTATTTAGTGATGACTAA
- a CDS encoding oxidoreductase produces MQALILQKDHDQLTANIQSIPTEQLPPGDVIIDIYWSTLNYKDALAINGKAGVVRQYPMVPGIDFSGVVHHSEDPRFSVGQHVLLTGWGVGETHWGGLATQARVPADYLTPLPENLSLRQAMIIGTAGFTAMLCVNALQDAGITPDKGEIIVSGASGGVGSTAIQLLSQLGYDVVAISGRAENSDYLLKIGAKRVLARSDFTGTAKPLDKQHWAGAIDTVGGEVLANILAQTQYNGAVAACGLAGGFSLPTTVMPFILRNIRLQGVDSVYYPASKRPAVWQRLSQLLPESFYSQITSEITLEQSVEYAQKFLKNQITGRTLVKILTP; encoded by the coding sequence ATGCAAGCTCTCATTCTACAAAAAGACCATGATCAACTGACAGCCAATATCCAGTCCATTCCGACAGAACAACTTCCTCCAGGCGATGTGATTATTGATATTTATTGGTCAACACTAAATTACAAAGACGCCTTAGCAATTAATGGAAAAGCGGGGGTTGTGCGCCAATACCCAATGGTTCCGGGGATTGATTTTTCAGGTGTGGTGCATCACAGCGAAGATCCTCGTTTTAGCGTAGGCCAACACGTTCTACTCACAGGTTGGGGAGTTGGAGAAACACATTGGGGTGGGCTCGCAACTCAAGCTCGAGTTCCCGCAGATTATCTCACCCCACTCCCTGAAAACCTCTCACTGAGACAAGCCATGATTATTGGCACAGCAGGCTTTACAGCCATGCTCTGTGTTAACGCCTTGCAAGATGCAGGTATCACCCCAGATAAAGGCGAAATTATTGTGAGTGGAGCCAGTGGTGGCGTTGGTTCAACGGCTATCCAGCTGTTATCACAACTGGGTTATGATGTGGTGGCCATCTCTGGTAGAGCAGAAAATAGTGATTATTTGCTGAAAATAGGTGCCAAGAGAGTACTTGCGCGCAGTGATTTTACTGGAACAGCTAAACCACTTGATAAGCAACATTGGGCAGGGGCGATTGATACTGTCGGAGGAGAAGTGCTTGCCAATATATTAGCGCAAACACAATACAACGGTGCAGTCGCAGCTTGTGGTCTTGCGGGCGGTTTTTCATTGCCAACCACGGTGATGCCATTTATTTTACGTAATATCCGCCTGCAAGGTGTCGATTCGGTTTATTACCCAGCGAGCAAACGCCCCGCTGTTTGGCAACGCCTTTCGCAGCTGTTACCTGAATCATTTTATTCGCAAATTACCTCAGAGATTACATTAGAACAGTCCGTTGAGTACGCGCAGAAATTTCTCAAAAATCAGATTACAGGGCGTACACTTGTTAAGATTTTAACACCATAA
- the aroQ gene encoding type II 3-dehydroquinate dehydratase has product MAEDIHILLLNGPNLNLLGTREPDKYGNLTLGDIVSKLTKEAEQLGVKLSHFQSNAEHELINKIHAAKDNVDFILINPAAFTHTSVALRDALLAVALPFIEIHLSNVHAREPFRHHSYLSDKAVGVICGLGADGYSFALQAAVNRLSSYSE; this is encoded by the coding sequence ATGGCAGAAGATATTCACATTTTACTTCTCAATGGGCCGAACCTAAATCTACTTGGCACAAGGGAACCTGATAAGTACGGTAACCTCACCCTTGGAGATATTGTGTCTAAACTCACAAAGGAAGCGGAACAACTAGGCGTAAAATTGAGTCATTTTCAGTCCAATGCAGAGCATGAACTGATCAATAAAATTCATGCGGCAAAGGATAACGTAGATTTTATTCTAATTAATCCGGCTGCATTCACGCATACTAGTGTTGCTTTGCGTGATGCATTATTAGCGGTTGCGCTCCCGTTTATCGAGATCCATCTGTCTAATGTGCATGCCAGAGAACCATTTCGTCATCATTCTTACCTCTCAGATAAGGCGGTCGGAGTGATTTGTGGTCTTGGTGCCGATGGTTACAGTTTCGCGTTACAGGCAGCGGTTAACCGTCTGTCATCTTACTCCGAGTAA
- the accB gene encoding acetyl-CoA carboxylase biotin carboxyl carrier protein — protein MDIRKIKKLIELVEESGISELEISEGEESVRISRVSAASQVMAAPQQFYSAPAAPQPALAAAVAPAQEAAAPAAATAPAVSGHQVRSPMVGTFYRSPSPEAKPFIEVGQTVNIGDPLFIIEAMKMMNQIEAEKAGVVKAILAQNGEPIEYDQPLVVIE, from the coding sequence ATGGATATTCGTAAAATTAAAAAGCTGATCGAGCTGGTCGAAGAGTCTGGCATTTCTGAACTGGAAATTTCTGAAGGTGAAGAGTCAGTACGTATCAGTCGAGTTTCAGCTGCTTCTCAGGTCATGGCGGCACCTCAACAGTTTTACTCTGCACCTGCGGCACCACAACCTGCATTAGCAGCTGCGGTAGCTCCAGCACAAGAAGCTGCGGCACCAGCGGCGGCAACGGCGCCAGCAGTTTCAGGCCATCAAGTGCGCTCTCCAATGGTCGGCACTTTCTACCGTTCACCAAGCCCTGAAGCCAAACCATTTATTGAAGTTGGTCAAACAGTCAATATTGGCGATCCTCTTTTCATCATCGAAGCGATGAAAATGATGAACCAAATCGAAGCAGAAAAAGCAGGTGTTGTGAAAGCAATCCTAGCGCAGAACGGTGAGCCGATTGAATATGACCAGCCGTTAGTGGTTATCGAATAA